The region TAGAAGAAAGGTGTATTGCTGATGCTGATGCCATTTCTCATTATGATGCTTTGCCGTCATTATTTTATTTAGTATTTGTTCAGAAAAAATTAAATATTGACGATGGTACTGAATTTGTGAAAAATAAACTTGAAAGAAGCTATAATAAAATGTCTCAAGCTGGTAAGGATTATTATAAAGCTAAAAGGGATGCTGTTAAAGTTATATTGGGCTAAGATTTTAAAAATATAAAAAAAACTACAGGCATATCTGTAGTTTTTTTTATACATACTAATTAATGAAAATTATAATTTAGAATGATTTAAATTGGAGTTTTGAATAAAGAGGAGGCTAGACATAATGAATGAAAAGCAAATGCAAAGAATGCATAATGACAAGGGATTTATTGCGGCGCTGGATCAAAGCGGAGGAAGTACACCTAAGGCATTAATGCAGTATGGAATTTCACAGAGTAGTTATTCTAATGATAAAGAGATGTTTTATTTAGTACACGAAATGAGAAAACGTATTATAAAAAGTACTGCTTTTAGTTCAAAGTATATTTTGGGTGCCATACTGTTTGAAGGTACAATGAATCGTACTATTGATGGTGAATACACTGCTGATTATCTGTGGAATAAGAAAAATATTGTACCATTTTTAAAAGTTGATAAAGGATTAGCTGATCTTAAAAATGGTGTACAGCTTATGAAGCCAATAACTAATCTAAAAGATATTTTAAAGGAAGCTGTAGAAAAAAATATTTTTGGAACTAAAATGCGTTCTGTTATTAAAGAGGCTAGCTCTCAAGGAATTAAAATGGTTGTGGAGCAGCAATTTGAAGTTGCAAGACAGATTTTTCAGGCTGGACTAATTCCAATTATTGAACCTGAAGTCGATATCCACAGCATTGATAAAGAAGAATCAGAAAAGCTTTTGAAGCTTGAAATCTTAAAACAGTTATCAAAGCTTGATGAAAAAACAAAAGTTATGCTTAAACTGTCAATACCGTCGGAGGATAATTTTTATAGCGATTTAATGAAGGATTCACATGTTGTAAGGGTTGTAGCCTTATCTGGTGGGTACAGCCAGAGTGAAGCAAATGAAAAGTTAGCATTTAATCATGGACTAATTGCCAGCTTTTCGAGAGCACTACTGCAGGGATTAAGCGTAAAGCAAACTGATGAAGAATTTAATGAAGTGCTGCTAAGTTCAATTAAGGAAATTTATGAAGCATCTATTAAATAGCGGAGTATAGAGATTATGAAGGGAGGAGTAAATTATGAGCAGTAAATTAAAAGTTACTAAAAAACAGATGGCATCACTTGGTTTAAAGAAAAACGATAAAGGGGATTATGAATATATAGATCCATCTGAAAAGGATAAGTCTAAATATAATCCAGTTAGAAAAAGTAAAAATTAAGGAGGAATAGAGAAGTTAGCTCTCTAAAATAAAAAATATGTTTATTCCTAAAAGAATAATATTTGAAAAAAATTCTCTAGATTATGAGATAGGTCAAAATATATATAATAGGTTTAATGGTAAGCCAAATATTGAGATAGTAAATTTATCATCAAATAAAGTAAAGCAGCATATTCCAGGTGAAAATTTATATGACTTTTATAGAGAAGGCAAAAATACTTTAGTGGTTGGAGTGAAAAAGGGTTTGAAATTTCAATCCTGTAAGCCTTCAGCTCATTATCAGCTGCCACTTGTATCGGGATGTATTGGACAGTGTGAATATTGCTATTTAAACACCAATTTAGGTGATAAGCCATATATAAAAGTTAATGTGAATATAGATGATATACTAAATGCGGCTCAAAAATATATAGATGAGAGATTGCCAG is a window of Clostridium pasteurianum DNA encoding:
- a CDS encoding fructose bisphosphate aldolase, yielding MNEKQMQRMHNDKGFIAALDQSGGSTPKALMQYGISQSSYSNDKEMFYLVHEMRKRIIKSTAFSSKYILGAILFEGTMNRTIDGEYTADYLWNKKNIVPFLKVDKGLADLKNGVQLMKPITNLKDILKEAVEKNIFGTKMRSVIKEASSQGIKMVVEQQFEVARQIFQAGLIPIIEPEVDIHSIDKEESEKLLKLEILKQLSKLDEKTKVMLKLSIPSEDNFYSDLMKDSHVVRVVALSGGYSQSEANEKLAFNHGLIASFSRALLQGLSVKQTDEEFNEVLLSSIKEIYEASIK